One region of Synechococcales cyanobacterium CNB genomic DNA includes:
- a CDS encoding AAA family ATPase, translating into MPDPNSNPKTPDEAAQAAERFRADFAAVREQIGRAVVGHADVVEGVLIALFAGGHVLLEGVPGIGKTLLVRTLARALDLSFSRIQFTPDLMPADVTGTTVVVESEAEGGSRTRDFVFRPGPVFAQILLADEINRATPKTQSALLEAMQERSVTVAGTTHPLPEPFFVLATQNPIEQEGTYPLPEAQLDRFFFKLLVGSSTRADLAEILDRTATGRTTEVQRVLEAGTITAHQRLVRRVAIAPHVRDYAVRLVLATHPHSEAFRAEQARERFATPMVEKYVRLGASPRAAQALELGGKVAALLDGRAAVSVDDVRRVAPASLRHRIILNFEAEAEGISSDAIVRNVLDTLPVSAA; encoded by the coding sequence ATGCCGGATCCCAACTCCAATCCCAAGACCCCCGACGAGGCCGCGCAGGCCGCGGAGCGGTTCCGCGCCGATTTCGCAGCCGTCCGCGAGCAGATCGGCCGCGCCGTCGTCGGTCACGCCGACGTCGTCGAGGGCGTCCTGATCGCCCTCTTCGCAGGCGGCCACGTTCTCCTCGAAGGCGTGCCCGGCATCGGCAAGACGCTCCTCGTGCGCACGCTCGCCCGCGCTCTCGACCTCTCGTTCTCCCGCATCCAGTTCACCCCGGACCTCATGCCCGCCGACGTGACCGGCACGACCGTGGTCGTCGAGTCCGAGGCCGAAGGCGGCTCGCGCACCCGCGACTTCGTCTTCCGACCCGGTCCCGTCTTCGCGCAGATCCTCCTCGCCGACGAGATCAACCGCGCCACGCCCAAGACCCAGTCCGCCCTCCTCGAAGCGATGCAGGAGCGGAGCGTCACGGTTGCCGGCACGACGCACCCCCTGCCCGAGCCGTTCTTCGTGCTCGCCACGCAGAACCCGATCGAGCAGGAGGGCACCTACCCGCTCCCCGAGGCCCAACTCGACCGCTTCTTCTTCAAACTGCTCGTCGGCTCGTCCACGCGCGCGGACCTGGCCGAGATTCTGGACCGCACCGCCACCGGCCGCACCACCGAGGTGCAGCGCGTGCTGGAGGCGGGCACGATCACGGCCCACCAGCGGCTGGTGCGACGCGTCGCCATCGCCCCGCACGTACGCGACTACGCCGTGCGGCTCGTCCTCGCCACGCACCCGCACTCGGAGGCGTTTCGGGCCGAGCAGGCACGCGAGCGGTTCGCTACGCCGATGGTCGAGAAGTACGTCCGGCTCGGAGCCTCGCCTCGCGCTGCCCAGGCCCTCGAGCTGGGCGGCAAGGTCGCCGCGCTCCTTGACGGTCGCGCCGCGGTGAGCGTGGACGACGTGCGTCGCGTCGCGCCCGCTTCGCTGCGCCACCGCATCATCCTGAACTTCGAGGCCGAGGCGGAGGGAATCTCCTCCGATGCCATCGTCCGCAACGTGCTCGACACGCTCCCAGTCAGCGCGGCCTGA